The Hymenobacter sp. 5317J-9 genome has a window encoding:
- a CDS encoding choice-of-anchor D domain-containing protein translates to MSKLLTHHRPAHWLKLFYALALLLPLTGRAQVVISQAYGGGGNSGSVYKNDFIELFNRGTTAVNVTGWTVQYASTTGTFTTANSTTLSGTIQPGKYYLIQEAAGSGGTTNLPTPDATGTIAMGGTGFRVALVNNTSLATATTGPNSTFSANVVDFLGSGSATAYEGASAAPAPSNSNANLRANGGCTDTNVNGNDFTAAAAAPRNSATTANPCATPAEINVTDGTVTYLTGSTYSGFATTTVGSVDTKTFTIENTGGTALTVSSVAATGDFSVSGAPTSVAAGSSATFSVSFAPTAAGTRTGTLTITNSDADEGSYVIDLSAQGQASTANPEINLQQGGITFLTGSTYSGFANTATGASSAAVTFTIQNLSTTDALSISSVSTTGDFSVSGLATPATVPANGSVTVSVVFAPTAAGTRTGSLVVTSNDQDESTYTIALQGEGLNPAPAISSLAPASATAGDGAFTLTVNGSSFVSGAVVSFNGVDRATTFVSATQLTAAILASDVATAGTYNVVVTNPTPGGGASAAATFTVNPLPAPTLTSINPASIVAGQATTVTFTGTNFVNGATVSFNGATLTTTFVSSTTLTASITPPAQSATATYPVTVTTPSGVTAARTLTATGVFTLVPISLAAVNTPVTEDFNSLAASGTGAKTTLPTGFDFFEAGGDTNYSAGTGSSNAGDTYSFGSTAVPTDRALGTVLSGSVTSRFGAQYVNNTGQTITSLGVSYTGEEWRLGTAGRTDQLDFQYSTTATGVNAGTYVDFNTLDFVTPNTATTGAKDGNAAANRTAVSGIITGLSIAPGATFFIRWLDADASGADDGLAVDDLSVTANPVLAACSAPDTPTFTNIAQTTADVTVTPGPNGSGPYTVTATPTAGGAPITASGASPVTLTGLTAGTSYSVTATSTCNAGFSSPSATSAAATLTTTAAPTATLAVTQNGTAYPSNGAAYAFGNQTLATTSAPVAFTLTNSGTGVLTISSITATGDFAVSGTAPATVAAGSTATVSVTFTPTVLGTRTGTLVIVSDASTGATYTVNLTGNGTAVPAPEIDVQQASTSYASGSTFSGFPSTTVGSFSPVAFTVLNTGSAPLTISSVVPSGDFSVGSSGAAPYVVQAGGSLALSFIFGPTAPGTRTGSVTLVNDDADEASYVINLSGNATAAPLPDLTVSSGTPTSPTPIAGNYNNVTIAAGGNAIVAGPLTVAGTLTVQPTGLLIQNCQPITGAGNFVLQSGAGLAICDAAGIYTTGALGAIRLSGTRTYSPGAAYIYNGTVAQVTGPGLPAQVSALGVTNAGGLSLSQAVAVAQQVTLQLGNLNTNGQSFTLLSSAAGTAVLDNGTLGSVVNGTATVQRYINSANAIGYRHYSAPVSNTTVNDLAAPGFSPTFNTAYNTSPTPSTVTQFPTVFGYDQSRVSTVTSNYVGFDKGWFSPAAGDAMAVNRGYTVNAPNTALIDFVGTLNNGSQNSGTLAYTGADGGWQFLGNPYPAPLDWSTVGTAQRPGMDAAMYVFQSSGQYGGSYRSYANGVGASSLIPTASGYFVRVATQGSTGAVNLTNANRVATYGPQPAFGRGTVDVRPQVHLQLSGASTGLDEAYVYFEAGATAGRDAEFDATKLANPSGLNLASVANGQEMAINGLPLPGSAAVIVPLAVQVPQAGSYRFAAANVANFTGTVTLVDALTGTRTALSTGSSYAFTLAATTAPGRFSLEFRAAGVLATTPAQALAAQTQLFPNPASTSFRLQLPVLSSKAAVSATLVNALGQTVLTRKLSAPAGQGISEEFDVRGLAAGVYTLRLSIDGTPVVRKVVVE, encoded by the coding sequence ATGAGCAAACTCCTTACGCATCATCGGCCGGCTCACTGGCTGAAACTGTTTTATGCCTTGGCTTTGCTGCTGCCCCTGACGGGGCGGGCCCAGGTCGTCATCAGCCAAGCCTATGGGGGCGGGGGCAACTCCGGGTCGGTATATAAAAACGACTTCATTGAGCTGTTTAACCGGGGCACCACGGCCGTGAACGTGACGGGCTGGACCGTGCAGTACGCCAGCACCACCGGCACCTTTACCACCGCCAACTCCACCACGCTCTCGGGCACCATTCAGCCCGGCAAATACTACCTTATTCAGGAAGCGGCGGGCTCGGGCGGCACCACCAACCTGCCCACCCCCGACGCCACGGGCACCATTGCCATGGGCGGCACCGGCTTCCGGGTGGCCCTGGTGAACAACACCTCCCTGGCCACCGCCACCACGGGCCCCAACTCCACGTTCTCGGCCAACGTGGTCGACTTCCTGGGCTCGGGCTCGGCCACGGCCTACGAGGGCGCCTCGGCGGCTCCGGCCCCCAGCAACAGCAACGCCAACCTGCGCGCCAACGGCGGCTGCACCGACACCAACGTGAACGGCAACGACTTTACGGCGGCGGCGGCGGCACCGCGCAACTCGGCTACCACGGCCAACCCGTGCGCCACCCCGGCCGAGATTAACGTGACCGATGGCACCGTGACTTACCTCACGGGCAGCACCTACAGCGGCTTTGCCACCACCACCGTGGGCAGCGTCGACACCAAGACGTTCACCATTGAAAACACCGGCGGCACGGCCCTGACCGTGAGCAGCGTCGCGGCCACCGGTGATTTTTCGGTGAGCGGTGCGCCCACCAGCGTAGCAGCCGGCAGTTCGGCCACGTTTAGCGTGAGCTTTGCGCCCACGGCCGCTGGCACACGCACCGGCACGCTCACCATCACCAACAGCGACGCCGACGAGGGCTCGTACGTCATCGACCTGAGCGCGCAGGGGCAGGCCTCCACGGCCAACCCCGAAATCAACCTGCAACAGGGAGGCATCACCTTCCTGACGGGTAGCACTTACAGCGGCTTTGCCAATACGGCTACGGGCGCGTCCAGCGCTGCGGTGACGTTCACCATCCAGAACCTGAGTACCACCGATGCCCTGAGCATCAGCAGCGTTTCGACCACGGGCGACTTTTCGGTGTCGGGCCTTGCCACGCCGGCCACCGTGCCCGCCAACGGCTCCGTGACCGTGAGCGTGGTGTTTGCGCCCACGGCGGCGGGTACCCGCACGGGCTCGCTCGTGGTTACGAGCAACGACCAGGACGAAAGCACTTACACCATTGCCCTGCAAGGGGAAGGGCTGAACCCCGCCCCGGCCATCAGCAGCCTGGCGCCGGCCTCGGCCACGGCTGGCGACGGCGCCTTCACGCTCACCGTGAACGGCAGCAGCTTTGTGAGCGGCGCGGTGGTGAGCTTCAACGGCGTAGACCGGGCGACGACCTTCGTGTCGGCCACGCAGCTCACGGCGGCTATTCTGGCCAGCGACGTGGCCACCGCCGGCACCTACAACGTGGTGGTGACCAATCCCACGCCGGGCGGCGGGGCTTCGGCCGCGGCCACCTTCACGGTGAACCCGCTGCCGGCACCCACCCTCACCAGCATCAACCCTGCTTCCATTGTGGCCGGGCAGGCCACTACGGTCACCTTCACGGGCACCAACTTCGTGAACGGCGCCACGGTGAGCTTCAACGGCGCTACGCTGACCACCACGTTTGTGAGCAGCACCACGCTCACGGCCAGCATCACGCCGCCGGCGCAGTCGGCCACGGCCACGTACCCCGTAACGGTGACCACGCCCAGCGGCGTCACCGCGGCGCGCACGCTCACGGCCACCGGCGTCTTTACGCTGGTGCCCATCAGCCTGGCGGCCGTGAATACGCCCGTGACGGAGGACTTCAACAGTCTGGCGGCTTCCGGCACCGGAGCCAAAACCACCCTGCCCACGGGCTTCGACTTTTTTGAAGCCGGTGGCGACACCAACTACTCGGCCGGCACGGGCTCGTCCAACGCCGGCGATACCTACAGCTTCGGCAGCACGGCCGTGCCCACCGACCGGGCACTGGGCACCGTGCTCAGCGGTTCGGTGACTTCGCGCTTCGGTGCCCAGTATGTGAACAACACCGGCCAGACCATCACCAGCCTGGGCGTCAGCTACACCGGGGAGGAGTGGCGCCTGGGCACGGCCGGCCGCACCGACCAGCTCGATTTCCAGTACAGCACCACGGCCACCGGCGTCAATGCCGGGACTTACGTGGATTTCAACACGCTTGATTTTGTGACGCCGAACACGGCCACCACCGGCGCCAAAGACGGCAACGCCGCCGCCAACCGCACGGCTGTTTCGGGTATTATCACGGGCCTGTCCATCGCCCCCGGCGCGACGTTCTTCATTCGGTGGCTGGATGCTGATGCCTCCGGCGCCGACGACGGCCTGGCCGTGGACGACCTCTCGGTGACGGCCAACCCCGTGCTGGCGGCCTGCAGCGCCCCCGACACGCCCACTTTCACCAACATCGCCCAAACCACGGCCGACGTAACCGTAACCCCCGGCCCGAACGGCTCGGGGCCCTACACCGTGACGGCCACGCCCACGGCGGGCGGTGCGCCCATCACGGCATCGGGTGCCTCGCCCGTGACGCTTACGGGCCTCACGGCCGGTACCAGCTATTCTGTGACGGCTACTTCGACCTGCAACGCAGGCTTCAGCAGCCCGAGCGCCACGTCGGCCGCGGCCACGCTGACCACCACGGCCGCGCCCACCGCCACCTTGGCCGTGACGCAAAACGGCACCGCTTACCCCAGCAACGGCGCGGCTTACGCCTTCGGCAACCAGACGCTGGCCACCACCAGCGCCCCGGTGGCCTTCACGCTCACTAACAGCGGAACGGGCGTGCTCACCATCAGCAGCATTACCGCCACGGGCGATTTTGCCGTGAGCGGCACGGCGCCTGCTACCGTAGCGGCCGGCAGCACGGCTACCGTAAGCGTGACCTTTACGCCCACGGTGCTGGGCACACGCACCGGCACGCTCGTTATTGTTTCCGATGCCAGCACCGGCGCTACCTACACCGTGAACCTGACCGGCAACGGCACGGCCGTGCCCGCCCCGGAAATTGACGTGCAACAGGCTAGCACCAGCTACGCCAGCGGCAGCACTTTCAGCGGCTTCCCCAGCACCACGGTGGGCAGCTTCAGCCCGGTGGCCTTCACGGTGCTGAATACCGGTTCGGCGCCGCTGACCATCAGTAGCGTGGTGCCGTCGGGCGACTTTTCCGTTGGTTCTTCCGGCGCGGCGCCCTATGTCGTTCAGGCGGGCGGCTCGCTGGCGCTGAGCTTCATCTTCGGGCCCACGGCGCCCGGCACGCGCACCGGTTCGGTGACGCTCGTCAACGACGACGCCGACGAGGCGAGCTACGTCATCAACCTGAGTGGCAACGCCACGGCCGCCCCGCTGCCCGACCTGACGGTGAGCTCCGGCACGCCCACCTCGCCCACGCCCATTGCGGGCAATTACAACAACGTCACCATTGCGGCCGGCGGCAACGCCATTGTGGCCGGTCCGCTTACTGTGGCCGGTACCCTCACGGTGCAGCCTACTGGCTTGCTCATTCAGAACTGCCAGCCCATCACCGGAGCGGGCAATTTCGTGCTGCAATCCGGCGCCGGGCTGGCCATCTGCGACGCGGCCGGCATTTATACAACGGGTGCGCTGGGCGCTATTCGCCTGTCGGGCACCCGCACGTATAGCCCAGGTGCTGCCTACATCTATAATGGCACGGTGGCTCAGGTGACGGGCCCCGGCCTGCCCGCGCAGGTATCGGCCCTGGGCGTGACCAACGCTGGCGGCCTGAGCCTGAGCCAGGCCGTGGCCGTGGCGCAGCAGGTGACCCTGCAGCTTGGCAATCTGAACACGAACGGCCAATCCTTCACCCTGCTCTCGTCGGCTGCCGGCACGGCCGTGCTGGACAACGGCACCCTAGGCAGTGTGGTGAACGGCACGGCCACGGTGCAGCGCTACATCAACAGCGCCAACGCCATAGGCTACCGCCACTACTCGGCCCCGGTGAGCAACACCACCGTGAACGACCTGGCTGCGCCGGGCTTCTCGCCCACGTTCAATACGGCCTATAACACGTCGCCCACGCCCAGCACCGTGACGCAGTTCCCCACGGTATTTGGCTACGACCAGAGCCGCGTGAGCACGGTGACTTCGAACTACGTCGGCTTCGACAAAGGCTGGTTCTCGCCCGCCGCCGGCGATGCCATGGCCGTGAACCGCGGCTACACCGTGAACGCACCCAACACGGCCCTGATTGATTTTGTGGGCACGCTGAACAACGGCAGCCAGAATTCGGGCACGCTGGCCTACACCGGCGCCGATGGCGGCTGGCAGTTCCTCGGCAACCCGTACCCGGCACCGCTGGACTGGAGCACCGTGGGCACTGCCCAGCGCCCCGGCATGGACGCTGCCATGTACGTGTTCCAGAGCAGCGGCCAGTACGGCGGCAGCTACCGCAGCTACGCCAACGGCGTGGGCGCTTCCTCGCTCATTCCCACGGCTTCGGGCTATTTCGTGCGCGTGGCTACCCAGGGCAGCACCGGCGCCGTGAACCTGACCAACGCCAACCGCGTGGCCACCTACGGCCCGCAGCCTGCCTTCGGCCGCGGCACCGTGGACGTGCGCCCGCAGGTGCACCTGCAGCTGAGCGGCGCCAGCACCGGCCTCGACGAGGCTTATGTGTACTTTGAAGCCGGTGCCACCGCCGGCCGCGACGCGGAGTTCGACGCCACCAAGCTGGCTAACCCCAGCGGCCTCAACCTGGCCTCGGTAGCCAATGGCCAGGAAATGGCCATCAACGGCCTGCCGCTGCCGGGCAGCGCCGCCGTCATCGTGCCCCTGGCGGTGCAGGTGCCGCAGGCCGGCAGCTACCGCTTTGCGGCTGCCAACGTGGCCAACTTCACCGGAACTGTAACGCTGGTAGATGCCCTCACCGGCACCCGCACGGCCCTGAGCACGGGCAGCAGCTACGCCTTCACGCTGGCCGCCACCACGGCCCCGGGTCGGTTCTCGCTGGAATTCCGTGCGGCCGGGGTGCTGGCTACTACGCCCGCCCAAGCCCTGGCCGCCCAAACACAGCTGTTCCCGAACCCGGCCTCGACCTCGTTCCGCCTGCAGCTGCCGGTGCTGAGCAGCAAGGCCGCGGTATCGGCCACGCTGGTGAATGCCCTGGGCCAGACCGTGCTGACGCGCAAGCTGAGTGCCCCGGCCGGTCAGGGAATCAGCGAGGAGTTTGACGTGCGCGGCCTGGCCGCGGGCGTCTACACGCTGCGCCTGAGCATCGACGGTACGCCTGTGGTGCGCAAGGTGGTGGTGGAGTAA
- a CDS encoding zinc dependent phospholipase C family protein: MPRLTLLLLALGLAFSARPAAAYAVLTHEANIDSTWERCLVPAILKRYPTSTPEQLIDAKAYAYGGAIIQDMGYYPFGSKLFTNLTHYVRSGDFVRNLLLEAEDRNDYAFALGALAHYAADRNGHSEGTNRAVPLVYPDLKAKYGDVVTYEQGKVQHGQLEFSFDVVQLASGKYHSQDYHQKIGFQVSKSALERAFLKTYGLELGQVIVNVDLSIASFRFAVSQLIPQAARAAWHYKRKDILKLSPGARRRDYMERNHPKAFQKEYGNDYQRPGFGARIISYFIRVLPKIGPLKPFAFKLPTPEAEKIFRSSFRSVMAKYCADIARQPADTAAAPLALANIDFDTGHPTHAGEYGLADETYGEWVRKLANKKFENLNPVARQNILAFYGTVPKKPLSEEEKEAGKQKETQEALEQLRALK; this comes from the coding sequence ATGCCTCGCCTTACTCTTTTGCTGCTAGCCCTGGGGCTGGCTTTTTCTGCGCGTCCCGCGGCCGCCTACGCCGTGCTCACCCACGAGGCCAACATCGACTCAACCTGGGAGCGCTGTCTGGTGCCCGCCATTCTGAAGCGCTATCCGACCTCGACCCCGGAGCAGCTGATTGACGCCAAGGCCTATGCCTACGGCGGGGCCATCATTCAGGACATGGGCTACTACCCGTTCGGCTCGAAGCTGTTCACCAACCTCACGCACTACGTGCGCTCCGGCGACTTCGTGCGCAACCTGCTGCTCGAAGCCGAGGACCGCAACGACTACGCCTTTGCCCTGGGCGCGCTGGCTCACTACGCCGCCGACCGCAACGGCCACTCCGAAGGCACCAACCGCGCCGTGCCCCTGGTGTACCCCGACCTGAAGGCCAAGTACGGCGACGTGGTGACCTACGAGCAGGGCAAAGTGCAGCACGGGCAACTGGAGTTTTCCTTCGATGTGGTGCAGCTGGCCAGCGGCAAATACCATAGCCAGGACTACCACCAGAAGATTGGTTTTCAAGTAAGTAAATCGGCCCTGGAACGGGCCTTTTTGAAAACCTACGGCCTGGAGCTGGGCCAGGTCATTGTGAACGTGGACCTGAGCATTGCCAGCTTTCGCTTTGCCGTGAGCCAGCTCATTCCGCAGGCGGCGCGGGCCGCGTGGCACTACAAGCGCAAAGACATTCTGAAGCTGAGCCCCGGCGCCCGGCGGCGCGACTACATGGAGCGCAACCACCCCAAGGCTTTCCAGAAGGAGTACGGCAACGACTACCAGCGGCCGGGGTTTGGGGCGCGCATCATTTCGTACTTCATTCGCGTGCTGCCCAAAATCGGGCCGCTCAAGCCGTTTGCCTTCAAGCTGCCCACGCCCGAGGCCGAAAAGATATTCCGCAGCAGCTTCCGCTCGGTGATGGCCAAGTACTGCGCCGATATTGCCCGCCAGCCCGCCGACACGGCCGCCGCGCCCCTCGCGCTGGCCAACATCGACTTTGATACCGGCCACCCCACCCACGCCGGCGAGTACGGCCTGGCCGACGAAACCTACGGCGAATGGGTGCGCAAGCTGGCCAACAAAAAGTTTGAGAACCTGAACCCGGTGGCCCGCCAGAACATCCTGGCGTTTTATGGCACCGTGCCCAAAAAGCCCCTGTCGGAAGAGGAGAAGGAGGCCGGCAAGCAGAAAGAAACCCAGGAGGCGCTGGAGCAGCTGCGCGCCCTGAAGTAA
- a CDS encoding DUF92 domain-containing protein, which produces MTQAWQLALVAFFLAVGMGYAARTGKLTPAGVWLGGAVGLAIYWGAGFVGLGLLALFFGLGTAASGWRVADKHRLGLAEENKGRRTAGQVLANAGVAGALGLLSGAFPAFAPLGQLMLAGAFAAATADTLSSELGNVYGRRYYNILTFRPDARGENGVVSLEGTLLGLAGSAVIAGAYCLGGGWGPWVGWLLVAGTAGNLADSVLGATLERRGLLPNNAVNLLNTLVGALVAAGLWWLASA; this is translated from the coding sequence ATGACGCAGGCGTGGCAACTGGCCCTGGTGGCATTTTTTCTGGCGGTGGGCATGGGCTACGCGGCCCGAACCGGCAAGCTGACGCCGGCGGGCGTGTGGCTGGGCGGGGCCGTGGGCCTGGCCATTTACTGGGGGGCGGGCTTTGTGGGGCTGGGGCTGCTGGCGCTGTTTTTCGGGCTGGGTACGGCGGCCTCGGGCTGGCGGGTGGCCGACAAGCACCGGCTGGGCCTGGCCGAGGAAAATAAGGGCCGCCGCACGGCCGGGCAGGTGCTGGCCAACGCCGGCGTGGCGGGTGCACTGGGCCTGCTGAGCGGTGCCTTTCCGGCCTTCGCGCCGCTGGGACAGCTGATGCTGGCCGGGGCCTTTGCCGCGGCCACCGCCGATACGCTGTCGTCGGAGCTGGGCAACGTGTATGGGCGCCGGTATTACAACATCCTCACGTTTCGGCCCGATGCCCGGGGTGAAAACGGCGTGGTGAGCCTTGAAGGCACGCTGCTGGGCCTGGCGGGCAGCGCAGTCATTGCCGGCGCGTATTGCCTCGGCGGTGGGTGGGGGCCGTGGGTGGGCTGGCTGCTGGTGGCCGGCACGGCCGGCAACCTGGCCGACTCGGTGCTGGGGGCCACGCTGGAGCGCCGAGGGCTGCTGCCCAACAACGCGGTGAACTTGCTCAACACGCTGGTGGGGGCGCTGGTGGCGGCCGGGCTGTGGTGGCTGGCAAGCGCCTGA
- a CDS encoding YihY/virulence factor BrkB family protein, producing the protein MKAPAAISRARFPDVRRQRTYRRLIVGLKRLRLPGGQASVYDILDRILHELRLDSLEKRAAYMAFNLTVALFPTIIFLFTLIPYIPVPNLNVDILQFLADFMPHELYAATASTIEDIVNIPHGGLLSFGFGTALVLSSNGIMALLDAFEKKYPWFKHRSYLRKRMIATALTFVLSLILVLAITGIFFGTYLIDGLVFYEIVPERFTDLVLTLIRYGSLVGLFLSTTCVIYYFVPPVHDKWPLLSAGAVVATLLIFLVSFLFTLYVRIFNSYNTFYGSIGALVGFMVWLEFVCMTLIIGFEVNVSMDAITGRRRQMMREQLRMRNEE; encoded by the coding sequence TTGAAAGCCCCTGCCGCCATCAGCCGAGCCCGCTTTCCGGATGTGCGCCGCCAGCGCACCTACCGGCGGCTGATTGTGGGCCTGAAACGGCTGCGGCTGCCCGGCGGCCAGGCCTCGGTCTACGACATTCTGGACCGCATCCTGCACGAGCTGCGGCTCGACTCGCTGGAAAAGCGCGCCGCCTATATGGCCTTCAACCTCACGGTAGCCCTGTTCCCGACCATCATTTTCCTGTTCACGCTTATTCCGTACATTCCCGTGCCGAACCTGAACGTGGACATTCTGCAGTTTCTGGCCGATTTCATGCCGCACGAGCTGTACGCGGCCACCGCCTCCACCATCGAGGACATCGTGAACATTCCGCACGGCGGCCTGCTTTCGTTCGGTTTTGGCACCGCGCTGGTGCTCAGCTCCAACGGCATCATGGCGCTGCTCGATGCTTTCGAGAAGAAGTACCCGTGGTTTAAGCACCGCAGCTATCTGCGCAAGCGCATGATTGCCACGGCACTCACCTTCGTGCTGTCGCTGATACTGGTGCTGGCCATCACCGGTATTTTCTTTGGCACCTACCTGATTGACGGGCTGGTATTCTATGAAATCGTGCCCGAGCGGTTCACCGATTTGGTGCTCACGCTTATTCGGTACGGCTCGCTGGTGGGCCTGTTTTTGAGCACGACCTGTGTGATTTACTACTTCGTACCGCCCGTGCACGACAAGTGGCCGCTGCTCTCGGCCGGGGCCGTGGTGGCCACGCTGCTCATCTTTCTAGTGTCGTTCCTGTTCACGCTCTACGTGCGCATCTTCAATTCCTACAACACCTTTTACGGCTCCATTGGGGCGCTGGTGGGCTTCATGGTGTGGCTGGAATTTGTGTGCATGACACTGATTATCGGCTTCGAAGTGAACGTGAGCATGGACGCCATCACCGGCCGCCGCCGGCAAATGATGCGCGAGCAGCTGCGAATGCGGAACGAGGAGTGA
- a CDS encoding thioesterase family protein — protein MYQSDIQIRVRYAETDQMGYVYHGNYAAYFEVARTEAFRKLGISYKELEADGVGMPVGELRTRFRRPARYDDLLTVRLLLRQPPEGTRVLFDYEIYNEAQELLTEGHTLMVFVKTTTGRPVSIPESIQQQLAPYFSDDDLESPVLPKPGAILPDAPAPAAFRK, from the coding sequence ATGTATCAATCTGACATCCAAATCCGCGTGCGCTACGCCGAAACCGACCAGATGGGCTACGTCTACCACGGCAACTACGCGGCCTATTTCGAAGTGGCCCGCACCGAGGCCTTTCGCAAGCTCGGCATCAGCTATAAGGAGCTGGAAGCCGACGGCGTGGGCATGCCGGTGGGGGAGCTGCGCACCCGCTTCCGCCGGCCCGCGCGCTACGACGACCTGCTCACGGTGCGCCTGCTGCTGCGCCAGCCGCCTGAAGGCACGCGCGTGCTGTTTGATTATGAGATTTATAACGAAGCCCAAGAGCTGCTCACCGAAGGCCACACACTCATGGTGTTTGTGAAAACCACCACCGGCCGGCCCGTGTCCATCCCCGAAAGCATCCAGCAGCAGCTGGCGCCGTATTTTAGCGACGACGACCTCGAAAGCCCGGTGCTGCCCAAGCCCGGCGCCATCCTGCCCGACGCGCCCGCACCGGCCGCGTTTCGGAAATAG
- the mltG gene encoding endolytic transglycosylase MltG produces the protein MSQPAKKTALDYRNQALKRRRRWGVVSIVFTLALVCFSYYFYQVFFTANIETKGKPTYVVIPRGADWKTALGAIDKTGAVVDKLSLHFVARLMKYDQPGAVKPGNYELKDGFTNRQLINVLKSGSQSPVKLTFNTVRLRNELVTKLASQVDVPAARLDSLLRDPAYTKSLGFDTTTVLTMFIPNTYDTYWNTSARRLMQRMKTAYEQFWTPARDAQREKLGLTRAQVSTLASIVEAEQQQHADERPRIAGVYLNRLKRGMKLQADPTVVYANRDFTIKRVLNVHLQKDSPYNTYKYNGLPPGPINLPSIASIDAVLKPESNNYLYFCAKEDFSGYHAFATNETEHIANARRYQAALNRAGIK, from the coding sequence ATGTCCCAGCCTGCCAAAAAGACGGCCCTCGACTACCGCAACCAAGCCCTGAAGCGCCGCCGGCGCTGGGGCGTCGTCAGCATCGTTTTCACGCTGGCGCTGGTGTGTTTTTCCTACTATTTCTACCAGGTGTTTTTCACCGCCAACATCGAAACCAAGGGCAAGCCCACCTACGTGGTGATACCGCGCGGCGCCGATTGGAAGACGGCTTTGGGCGCCATCGACAAAACCGGCGCCGTGGTGGATAAGCTCTCGCTGCACTTCGTGGCCCGGCTGATGAAGTACGACCAGCCCGGCGCCGTGAAGCCCGGCAACTACGAGCTGAAGGACGGCTTCACCAACCGCCAGCTCATCAACGTGCTCAAGAGCGGCTCGCAGTCGCCGGTGAAGCTCACCTTCAACACGGTGCGCCTGCGCAACGAACTGGTGACCAAGCTGGCCAGCCAGGTCGACGTGCCCGCCGCCCGCCTCGACTCGCTGCTGCGCGACCCCGCCTACACCAAGAGCCTGGGTTTCGACACCACCACGGTGCTCACCATGTTCATTCCGAACACCTACGACACGTACTGGAACACCTCGGCCAGGCGCCTGATGCAGCGCATGAAAACCGCCTACGAGCAGTTCTGGACGCCTGCCCGCGACGCCCAACGCGAAAAGCTGGGCCTCACCCGCGCCCAGGTAAGCACCCTGGCCAGCATTGTGGAAGCCGAGCAGCAGCAGCACGCCGACGAGCGCCCCCGCATCGCCGGTGTGTACCTCAACCGCCTCAAGCGCGGCATGAAGCTGCAGGCCGACCCCACCGTGGTGTACGCCAACCGCGACTTCACCATCAAGCGCGTGCTCAACGTGCACCTGCAAAAAGACTCGCCATACAACACCTATAAGTACAACGGCCTGCCGCCCGGCCCCATCAACCTGCCCAGCATTGCCAGCATCGACGCGGTGCTGAAGCCGGAAAGCAACAACTATCTGTATTTCTGCGCCAAGGAAGACTTCAGCGGCTACCACGCGTTTGCTACCAACGAGACGGAGCACATTGCCAATGCCCGCCGCTACCAAGCCGCGCTGAACCGGGCCGGGATTAAATAA